A single genomic interval of Sceloporus undulatus isolate JIND9_A2432 ecotype Alabama chromosome 2, SceUnd_v1.1, whole genome shotgun sequence harbors:
- the LOC121921684 gene encoding keratin, type II cytoskeletal 5-like, whose product MAHQTTVKVQRKGFSNSSAIVPNTCRTSFSSRTVSRGGSCGVGSAGFGRVGGGAGFGSRSLYNLGGSKRISAVGGASGAGYCSGIGGGYGFGGGSIYGLGGGIGGGSGVMGAGFGGGMGGPGFPVCPPGGIQEVTINQHLLAPLNLEIDPNIQRVRKEEREQIKTLNNKFASFIDKVRFLEQQNKVLETKWTLLQEQGHKNIRDNLEALFEGYINTLRKQLNNLENDKGRLLGELNNMQNIVEDFKNKYEDEINRRTTAENDFVTLKKDVDTSYMNKVELEAKAASIKDEIDFLRALYEEEIKQLQVQISDTSVVLSMDNNRNLDLDGIIAEVKAQYEDIANRSRTEAESWYQSKYEELQATAGKHGDDLRNTKHMISELNRQIQRLRAEIDNVKKQCANLQAAIAEAEERGELALKDAQQKLAELEDALQRAKQDMARQLKEYQELMNVKLSLDVEIAMYRKLLEGEECRLANDAAGAVNFSVVSSTISRGAAVGNGLGYSGGSSLSLGGGSSFGVGGGSLGLGSGLGIGGGSYSSASGRSIGGGGVSLGGGSSSSVKFVSTSQKSYKS is encoded by the exons ATGGCTCACCAAACTACTGTCAAGGTCCAGAGGAAAGGCTTCAGCAACTCCTCTGCCATCGTGCCTAACACTTGCCGCACCAGCTTCAGTTCACGCACTGTGTCCAGAGGTGGAAGTTGTGGTGTTGGCAGTGCTGGTTTTGGTAGGGTTGGTGGAGGTGCTGGATTTGGTAGCCGAAGCCTCTACAACCTTGGTGGATCTAAGAGGATCTCAGCCGTCGGGGGAGCTTCTGGTGCTGGTTACTGCAGTGGCATTGGTGGTGGCTATGGGTTTGGTGGTGGCAGCATCTACGGGCTTGGTGGAGGTATTGGTGGTGGGTCTGGGGTAATGGGAGCTGGCTTTGGTGGAGGAATGGGTGGCCCTGGCTTCCCAGTTTGCCCACCTGGGGGCATCCAAGAAGTGACTATCAATCAGCACCTGCTGGCACCCCTAAATCTGGAGATTGACCCCAACATACAGAGAGTACgtaaagaagagagagagcagaTCAAGACACTCAACAACAAATTTGCCTCATTCATTGATAAG GTACGGTTCCTTGAACAGCAGAATAAAGTGTTGGAAACTAAGTGGACGTTGCTTCAGGAACAGGGCCATAAAAACATTAGAGACAACTTGGAAGCACTTTTTGAAGGTTACATCAACACTCTGAGGAAACAACTGAATAACCTGGAAAATGACAAAGGGAGACTCCTTGGGGAACTGAATAACATGCAAAACATTGTGGAGGACTTCAAGAACAA ATATGAAGATGAGATCAACAGGCGTACAACTGCAGAAAATGATTTTGTCACACTCAAAAAG GATGTGGATACTTCCTACATGAACAAAGTAGAATTAGAAGCCAAAGCAGCTTCAATAAAGGATGAGATCGACTTCCTTAGAGCCCTGTATGAAGAG GAAATTAAGCAGCTGCAGGTACAAATCTCCGACACTTCTGTGGTTCTGTCTATGGACAACAACAGGAACCTTGACTTGGATGGTATCATTGCTGAGGTTAAAGCTCAATATGAAGATATTGCAAACAGGAGTAGAACTGAGGCTGAATCCTGGTATCAAAGCAAG TACGAAGAGCTGCAGGCTACTGCAGGAAAACATGGTGATGACCTTCGCAACACCAAACATATGATTTCAGAGCTCAACCGACAGATCCAGAGACTGCGAGCTGAAATTGATAATGTGAAAAAACAG TGTGCCAATCTGcaggcagcaattgctgaagcaGAGGAACGTGGTGAGCTGGCTCTCAAAGATGCACAGCAGAAACTGGCTGAGCTTGAGGATGCTCTCCAGAGAGCCAAACAAGATATGGCTCGCCAGCTGAAGGAGTACCAGGAGTTGATGAATGTCAAACTGTCCCTAGATGTTGAGATTGCCATGTACAGGAAGCTGCTGGAAGGAGAGGAATGCCG GCTAGCTAATGATGCAGCTGGAGCTGTGAACTTTT CAGTAGTATCTTCAACTATTTCACGGGGAGCTGCTGTTGGCAATGGTCTTGGCTACAGTGGTGGAAGcagcctcagcctgggaggaGGGAGCAGTTTTGGAGTAGGAGGAGGAAGTCTGGGACTTGGAAGCGGACTGGGCATTGGAGGAGGCAGCTATAGTTCTGCAAGTGGAAGAAgcatcggaggaggaggagtgagcctGGGAGGTGGCAGCTCCTCTAGTGTGAAATTTGTCTCCACGAGTCAGAAAAGTTACAAAAGCTAA